One segment of Platichthys flesus chromosome 15, fPlaFle2.1, whole genome shotgun sequence DNA contains the following:
- the LOC133970108 gene encoding bromodomain-containing protein 8-like isoform X1, with the protein MASCRDDRKMANGVGKHKLHVIGPTEPWSVREKLCLATSVMKSGHQNWVSVSRAIKPFAEPGRPPDWFSQKHCASKYSELLEATDAPKRKRGEKGEVVETVEDVIVRRLTTDRIDELKKRIKETQDKHRKLKREAELIKAGHLDSKLEELWEGIRQKKKAEEEEAEWKRKNTDAAFQARKVAKGTTKRVPDVYVPDVYSPSGCGSPNQEFSPGAPLESLTLDLGSLKNASGSSRFMTFSESSGLAIEDINQASLLDELAQKKLLCQKATPPPSPLLSELLKKGNILASNSRLIGDGDVSSGNMIAAHDLQLALPSQPLSQATGAPMLSRLLEAGPTQLTAPLSFMVGTNSVSSCPLSAGSLLPVDSTASASTEDKVSGLCEEDETVSYMGDELDLKTVGDIIAIIEDKADEAADALDAAAVEAALSLCEENGHALVSGAWEAGPFQPHDSNHIVPTGVPQASSLLCSLGGETVVSEVQDETSASLSSLCNSQNHCLAVFPMGLRRAPISCSSSFNSRSLEHCPTGAAPRPEAMRETGKVMHPKSQISSVVAIKRESEKWTQLRPTQAHGELVLEDRPQTERHPKVMKAENGISVGRVENASSSRVDDEINGPEACGEEEGDGVEGFLSEPDGDMDLEPAASESEDGYSLHTASSSLQLHTTADSIPSSPASSQFSVCSEDLEALQAHKIWKKAIMLVWRAAANHRYANVFLQPVTDDIAPGYHSIVQRPMDLATIKKNIENGLIRTTAEFQRDIMLMFQNAVMYNSMDHDVYHMALEMQRDVLEQIQQFLATQLIMETSEAGISAKSLRGRESTRKQDSTDKDTVSMSSPAFLLSLFDGGTRGRRCAIEADLKMKK; encoded by the exons ATGGCATCATGTCGGGATGACAGGAAGATGGCAAACGGGGTTGGAA AACACAAGCTGCACGTCATCGGACCCACGGAGCCATGGTCAGTGAGGGAGAAGCTGTGTTTGGCCACATCTGTCATGAAGAGCGGACACCAGAACTG GGTATCTGTCAGTCGAGCCATCAAACCATTTGCAGAACCTGGGCGGCCACCTGACTGGTTCTCTCAGAAG CACTGCGCCTCAAAGTATTCTGAGCTCCTGGAAGCAACAGACGCCCCAAA GAGGAAGCGGGGTGAGAAAGGTGAAGTGGTGGAGACGGTGGAAGACGTGATCGTGCGCAGGCTGACGACCGACCGGATCGATGAACTCAAAAAGCGAATCAAAGAAACTCAGGACAAGCACAG GAAGCTGAAGCGAGAGGCTGAGCTGATCAAAGCAGGACATCTAGATTCCAAACTAGAAGAGCTATGGGAGGGAATACGGCA gAAGAAGAaagcggaggaggaagaagccgagtggaaaagaaaaaacacagatgctGCTTTTCAGG ccagAAAGGTGGCAAAGGGCACAACCAAGCGAGTGCCCGACGTGTATGTGCCCGACGTGTATTCGCCCTCAGGCTGCGGCTCCCCGAACCAGGAGTTCTCTCCAGGTGCCCCCCTCGAGAGCTTGACCCTGGATCTTGGATCTCTTAAGAAT gCTTCGGGATCGTCCAGGTTCATGACATTCTCGGAGTCTTCTGGACTTGCTATTGAAGACATCAACCAGGCGTCACTCCTGGACGAACTCGCCCAAAAGAAGCTCCTGTGCCAGAAGGCCACACCACCCCCGTCTCCACTCTTGTCAGAGTTACTGAAGAAAGGCAACATCTTGGCCTCTAATTCCAGACTG ATCGGTGATGGTGACGTGTCCTCTGGTAACATGATCGCAGCACATGACTTGCAGCTGGCTCTGCCGAGTCAACCTCTCTCTCAGGCAACAG GTGCCCCCATGTTGTCCCGTCTTTTGGAGGCGGGTCCCACGCAGTTAACTGCTCCATTAAGTTTCATGGTCGGCACCAACTCAGTCTCGAGCTGTCCTCTCTCGGCTGGCTCGCTTCTTCCTGTTGACTCCACTGCCTCAGCGAGTACAG aggATAAAGTGTCAGGTCTCTGTGAGGAAGACGAGACAGTCTCCTACATGGGAGATGAGCTGGACCTCAAGACTGTGGGGGACATTATTGCAATCATTGAAGACAAG GCCGATGAGGCTGCTGATGCTTTGGATGCCGCTGCAGTCGAGGCTGCCCTGTCCCTGTGCGAAGAGAATGGCCACGCACTGGTGTCTGGTGCCTGGGAAGCTGGGCCTTTCCAACCACATGACTCTAATCACATAGTGCCCACAGGGGTTCCACAGGCATCATCTCTTCTCTGTAGCCTGGGGGGGGAGACAGTCGTGTCAGAAGTCCAAGATGAGACCTCAGCTTCACTCTCTTCTCTGTGCAACAGTCAAAATCACTGTCTCGCAGTGTTCCCTATGGGATTAAGGAGGGCTCCTATCAGCTGCTCGTCCTCATTCAACTCGAGAAGTTTGGAGCACTGCCCCACCGGAGCAGCTCCACGGCCCGAGGCCATGAGAGAAACTGGAAAGGTGATGCACCCGAAAAGCCAAATTTCCTCGGTTGTTGCCATAAAACGTGAGAGTGAGAAGTGGACACAGCTAAGACCTACTCAAGCACATGGAG AGTTGGTATTAGAAGATAGACCACAGACAGAAAGGCATCCCAAG GTGATGAAGGCAGAGAACGGAATCAGTGTCGGGCGAGTAGAGAATGCCTCAAGCTCCAGAGTGGACGATGAGATCAACGGGCCAGAAGCgtgcggggaggaggagggcgacggggtcGAGGGATTCTTGTCAGAGCCAGACGGCGACATGGATCTGGAGCCCGCGGCCAGTGAGAGTGAGGACGGATACAGCCTCCACACGGCGTCCTcatcactgcagctccacacGACCGCAGACTCCATCCCCAGCAGCCCGGCCTCCTCGCAGTT ctctgtgtgcagcGAGGACTTAGAAGCTCTACAGGCTCACAAAATCTGGAAGAAAGCCATTATGCTGGTGTGGCgtgcagcagccaatcacag GTACGCGAATGTCTTCCTGCAGCCAGTAACCGATGATATTGCACCAGGGTATCACAGTATCGTGCAAAG gccCATGGACCTGGCTACCATCAAAAAGAACATAGAGAATGGTTTGATCCGGACGACCGCCGAGTTCCAGAGGGACATCATGCTGATGTTTCAGAACGCTGTCATGTACAACAGCATGGATCACGACGTGTACCACATGGCGCTGGAGATGCAGCGTGACGTCCTGGAGCAGATTCAGCAGTTTCTAGCCACCCAGCTCATCATGGAGACGTCCGAGGCCGGCATCAGCGCCAAGAGTCTGAGGGGCCGTGAGAGCACACGCAAACAGGACTCGACTGACAAG GACACTGTCTCCATGTCTTCTCCTGccttcctcctttctcttttt GATGGAGGCACCAGGGGGCGCCGGTGTGCCATAGAAGCTGACCTCAAGATGAAGAAATGA
- the LOC133970108 gene encoding bromodomain-containing protein 8-like isoform X2, with product MASCRDDRKMANGVGKHKLHVIGPTEPWSVREKLCLATSVMKSGHQNWVSVSRAIKPFAEPGRPPDWFSQKHCASKYSELLEATDAPKRKRGEKGEVVETVEDVIVRRLTTDRIDELKKRIKETQDKHRKLKREAELIKAGHLDSKLEELWEGIRQKKKAEEEEAEWKRKNTDAAFQARKVAKGTTKRVPDVYVPDVYSPSGCGSPNQEFSPGAPLESLTLDLGSLKNASGSSRFMTFSESSGLAIEDINQASLLDELAQKKLLCQKATPPPSPLLSELLKKGNILASNSRLIGDGDVSSGNMIAAHDLQLALPSQPLSQATGAPMLSRLLEAGPTQLTAPLSFMVGTNSVSSCPLSAGSLLPVDSTASASTEDKVSGLCEEDETVSYMGDELDLKTVGDIIAIIEDKADEAADALDAAAVEAALSLCEENGHALVSGAWEAGPFQPHDSNHIVPTGVPQASSLLCSLGGETVVSEVQDETSASLSSLCNSQNHCLAVFPMGLRRAPISCSSSFNSRSLEHCPTGAAPRPEAMRETGKVMHPKSQISSVVAIKRESEKWTQLRPTQAHGELVLEDRPQTERHPKVMKAENGISVGRVENASSSRVDDEINGPEACGEEEGDGVEGFLSEPDGDMDLEPAASESEDGYSLHTASSSLQLHTTADSIPSSPASSQFSVCSEDLEALQAHKIWKKAIMLVWRAAANHRYANVFLQPVTDDIAPGYHSIVQRPMDLATIKKNIENGLIRTTAEFQRDIMLMFQNAVMYNSMDHDVYHMALEMQRDVLEQIQQFLATQLIMETSEAGISAKSLRGRESTRKQDSTDKDGGTRGRRCAIEADLKMKK from the exons ATGGCATCATGTCGGGATGACAGGAAGATGGCAAACGGGGTTGGAA AACACAAGCTGCACGTCATCGGACCCACGGAGCCATGGTCAGTGAGGGAGAAGCTGTGTTTGGCCACATCTGTCATGAAGAGCGGACACCAGAACTG GGTATCTGTCAGTCGAGCCATCAAACCATTTGCAGAACCTGGGCGGCCACCTGACTGGTTCTCTCAGAAG CACTGCGCCTCAAAGTATTCTGAGCTCCTGGAAGCAACAGACGCCCCAAA GAGGAAGCGGGGTGAGAAAGGTGAAGTGGTGGAGACGGTGGAAGACGTGATCGTGCGCAGGCTGACGACCGACCGGATCGATGAACTCAAAAAGCGAATCAAAGAAACTCAGGACAAGCACAG GAAGCTGAAGCGAGAGGCTGAGCTGATCAAAGCAGGACATCTAGATTCCAAACTAGAAGAGCTATGGGAGGGAATACGGCA gAAGAAGAaagcggaggaggaagaagccgagtggaaaagaaaaaacacagatgctGCTTTTCAGG ccagAAAGGTGGCAAAGGGCACAACCAAGCGAGTGCCCGACGTGTATGTGCCCGACGTGTATTCGCCCTCAGGCTGCGGCTCCCCGAACCAGGAGTTCTCTCCAGGTGCCCCCCTCGAGAGCTTGACCCTGGATCTTGGATCTCTTAAGAAT gCTTCGGGATCGTCCAGGTTCATGACATTCTCGGAGTCTTCTGGACTTGCTATTGAAGACATCAACCAGGCGTCACTCCTGGACGAACTCGCCCAAAAGAAGCTCCTGTGCCAGAAGGCCACACCACCCCCGTCTCCACTCTTGTCAGAGTTACTGAAGAAAGGCAACATCTTGGCCTCTAATTCCAGACTG ATCGGTGATGGTGACGTGTCCTCTGGTAACATGATCGCAGCACATGACTTGCAGCTGGCTCTGCCGAGTCAACCTCTCTCTCAGGCAACAG GTGCCCCCATGTTGTCCCGTCTTTTGGAGGCGGGTCCCACGCAGTTAACTGCTCCATTAAGTTTCATGGTCGGCACCAACTCAGTCTCGAGCTGTCCTCTCTCGGCTGGCTCGCTTCTTCCTGTTGACTCCACTGCCTCAGCGAGTACAG aggATAAAGTGTCAGGTCTCTGTGAGGAAGACGAGACAGTCTCCTACATGGGAGATGAGCTGGACCTCAAGACTGTGGGGGACATTATTGCAATCATTGAAGACAAG GCCGATGAGGCTGCTGATGCTTTGGATGCCGCTGCAGTCGAGGCTGCCCTGTCCCTGTGCGAAGAGAATGGCCACGCACTGGTGTCTGGTGCCTGGGAAGCTGGGCCTTTCCAACCACATGACTCTAATCACATAGTGCCCACAGGGGTTCCACAGGCATCATCTCTTCTCTGTAGCCTGGGGGGGGAGACAGTCGTGTCAGAAGTCCAAGATGAGACCTCAGCTTCACTCTCTTCTCTGTGCAACAGTCAAAATCACTGTCTCGCAGTGTTCCCTATGGGATTAAGGAGGGCTCCTATCAGCTGCTCGTCCTCATTCAACTCGAGAAGTTTGGAGCACTGCCCCACCGGAGCAGCTCCACGGCCCGAGGCCATGAGAGAAACTGGAAAGGTGATGCACCCGAAAAGCCAAATTTCCTCGGTTGTTGCCATAAAACGTGAGAGTGAGAAGTGGACACAGCTAAGACCTACTCAAGCACATGGAG AGTTGGTATTAGAAGATAGACCACAGACAGAAAGGCATCCCAAG GTGATGAAGGCAGAGAACGGAATCAGTGTCGGGCGAGTAGAGAATGCCTCAAGCTCCAGAGTGGACGATGAGATCAACGGGCCAGAAGCgtgcggggaggaggagggcgacggggtcGAGGGATTCTTGTCAGAGCCAGACGGCGACATGGATCTGGAGCCCGCGGCCAGTGAGAGTGAGGACGGATACAGCCTCCACACGGCGTCCTcatcactgcagctccacacGACCGCAGACTCCATCCCCAGCAGCCCGGCCTCCTCGCAGTT ctctgtgtgcagcGAGGACTTAGAAGCTCTACAGGCTCACAAAATCTGGAAGAAAGCCATTATGCTGGTGTGGCgtgcagcagccaatcacag GTACGCGAATGTCTTCCTGCAGCCAGTAACCGATGATATTGCACCAGGGTATCACAGTATCGTGCAAAG gccCATGGACCTGGCTACCATCAAAAAGAACATAGAGAATGGTTTGATCCGGACGACCGCCGAGTTCCAGAGGGACATCATGCTGATGTTTCAGAACGCTGTCATGTACAACAGCATGGATCACGACGTGTACCACATGGCGCTGGAGATGCAGCGTGACGTCCTGGAGCAGATTCAGCAGTTTCTAGCCACCCAGCTCATCATGGAGACGTCCGAGGCCGGCATCAGCGCCAAGAGTCTGAGGGGCCGTGAGAGCACACGCAAACAGGACTCGACTGACAAG GATGGAGGCACCAGGGGGCGCCGGTGTGCCATAGAAGCTGACCTCAAGATGAAGAAATGA